TCAGCACCACGTGGCCCCCCGAACTTCTGGGAGAGGACCCCCTGGCCGCTGGGTCCAGGTGAGACTCTCCGCGCCGGGGCCCTCAACCCCAGACGTGTGTTCTTGTCCCAAGACCTCACAGAGGGAGGAGAACAGGTCCGCGGGTCCTCAAAAAGGGCTCCTCCCTAACCCCAGGTGCTGTCACCACAGGTGTCCCACGTATTCCGCCATTATGGTCCCGGTGTGCGCTTTATCCACTTCCTGCACAAGGCCAAGAACCGCATGGAGCCTGGTGGGCTGCGGCGGACACGGGTGACCGACTCCTCCGTGTCTGTGCAGCTCCGGGAGTGACTGGCTGGCTCCTCTGTCCTGACCCCACAGCACCTCCCTGACCTTTAGGAGCCCCAACTCTTAGTCACCTCCTAGGCCTCTTATTTCTCCCTGGCCCTTGGCTTCTCACTTGATGGACAGCTTCACACACCCTTAAGCGGTGGACTCCAGCATTTTCCCAGCACTGTCTGAGCCCCATGAGGGCGGAGCCACTCCTTGTAAATTCAGTGCCCGACAGATGCTCTGGCACAGATGCTTTGTAGATCTCTGTTGAGAGAATGCATAGACACCTGTGCCCAAGGATGCTGAGGGCTGGTCTCTGCTTCTTTGAACTTCACTGAAACTGAATGCTCACTGCTGTGTTGCCAGCACCACCCAGCCCAGGGCTGTGAACGGAGTGGGTGGCAGCAAATGTGTGTTGAAAGGGGAATGAAGCCATTCACTTCACTCAGTTCCTGTCCCATTTAACCGCCCCGATCCTTGATCTTCCATTACCTTCACATCCCGGGGTCCTTCTGAACTGACCTTGACCTCTGATCTCTTCACACATCTCCCCTTAGCATCTCCActtacctacttttttttttttttttgagatggcatctcactctgtcacccaggctggagtgtagtgacacgatctcgactcactgcaatttccacctctcaggttcaagtggttctcctgcctcagcctctcaagtagctgggattacaggtgcacagcacctcccccgactaatttttatatttttagtagagacgggatttcgccatgttggccaggctggtctcaaactcctgacctcaagtgatctgcccaccttggcttcccaaagtgctgggattgcagacgtgagtcactgcgcccagccattccATGTCTCTTAAGTCTCAGAATCTCCCCTAGCTCCCTCCAGGTGTCTGCAGTGGTTGTCCCCTCAAAGCTGTCCCACACCCTCCTCCGAGGACCCTTTGTGTATCTCCTCCAGCTACCGCAGAGCCCACAAACCCAGGCATCTATCAAAGTCCCTCATTCATGAGGGTGGTGAGGACACAGACTGCGACCAgaacagaaatatgaaaatgtgaaTGACAGCGTCCCCCGTGTGTGGAATGTGGGGATTAAAAGCATTTATCAACCTCTAAGTCCTGATCTGATCACTTGCAGATCCTAGCCCTAGTGCAGGGCTGGGTACTAGAAGGCCCCCTGCTGTCCCCTGCAGGAACCATGGAGGGAGTCCGGAGGCCCCTGGAGGCCAGAAACGGCTCAAGGaagagtgtttgtttgtttgttttgagacagagtgctccctctgttgcccaggctggagtgcagtggcacgatctcggctcactgcaacctccacctcccaggttcaagcgatttctggctaatgtttgtggggtttttttgtttgtttgtttgtttgttttgttttgagatgaagtctcgctctgtcacatgatctcggctcactgccagctccgcctccaggttcaagccattctcccgcctcagcctcccgagtagctgggactacaggcgcccaccaccacgcctggctaatttttttgtatttttagtagatacggggtttcactgtgttacccaggatggtctcaatctcctgacctcgtgatccgcctgcctcggcctcccaaagtgctgggattacaggcgtgagccaccgcaccccgccctaatgtttgtatttttagtagagacggggtttcaccatgtttgccaggctggccttgaactcctgacctcaggtgatccgcccacctcagcctcccaaagtgctaggattacaggcctgagccaccacaccagggcTAAGGAAGGGCTATTACTGAAAAGGATGGGGCATGTTTCATATTTAACAATCAGCCCAAGGTTCCCCTGCAGTTCACTCACATGTCCTTCTGTGGGCGTGTGTCTTCGTGCACACCTAAAACCATGTCCGAGTCGATGGCGTGTCCTTATCCATGGCATTGTCCTGGGTATGGGCTGACCCAGGCCCAACCACCCTGCTGTCTCCTCCATCCCACCCggtccttgcatcccagggacaaGCAGATGACAGACGGGGACAACTGCACAAAGGCTGTATtgcaggggaggtgggagggggcagGCAGAACGCTCCTCCTCCTGGGTCTTGGGGCCCCGGAGCAGAGCCCAGGGATGGGCTGAGTGAGGGGCTTGGCACTCTGTGGAAGCTGCAGATGAGAGACCAGCAATGCATCAGCTGCACCTGAAATGTAATCAAGAATTCCTTCCAGGGGCTCTCAGAGACCCAGAGTCTGGTGAGTTCTAGAAGCCTGAgactgggtgggggctggggagtcTGGGTCTGAGGCTCCAAGTTCAGGAACCAGGGATCCTAGCCTGGGAGTTTGGAGCTGGGGGCTCCTTGGAGCTCTTGGGGGACAGGAGTGGCTGGGGAGGGTTTGGGAGGGTGTCACCGCTGGATCTAGGTCCCAGGTCTGTGAGTGCAAGGTGGCCTCAGGGACCTCCAGGGTTGGGTCTTGGGGGTGGGCTGTGGGACTGATTTTAGGGCTGAGGCTGGTCTGGAGGGTCTAGGGGAGTGGAGAGCATGAAGGCTACACTGGGTGTTCCTATAATCGAGTCTGGAGTCTTGAGGTCTGGGTTAGTTTTGGAGTCTGGGAGCTTTGAGATGTGATGATCTGGGGAGTGGGGGCTGGCTTTGGTTCTGGGGACTCCAGGGTGAGGGGGTCTAGGAGCTCTCAGTCCCCAGAATTAGCCAGCCCTCTCTGGGAAGTACAGCTGTGGGCGGGTGGGTAGGCGGAAGATTCCAGAAGGTGGAGGGTTGGCTCTGAATCTCAGAGCTGGGGCGGAAATCTCCGTCCCAGGGGCCTGGGCTGCAGGTGGAGTGGGGACCGGGTGCTGGGGGTGAGGAGAAGGAGGACCTGGTTTGGGTGAGGACTCTGAGATGGGGGCCTCCAGGACTGGTTCTAGGGAGGCCTGGTGCTCCCTGTTACAGTCGGGAGCTCAGGGGTGTGGAGCAGCCTCGGGGCTTGGGTGGTGGGTGTGGGGGCTTATGCGGAgctggggcctgggcctggggtgGGCTCGGAGCTTTGGGCGGCCGGGCACCTGCAGTAGAGCGCGGAGATAGCGTTGGACCAGTCTCCTAAGATGCCCCGGCGGTACTCCTCCAGGCGCGGGTAGGTGCCGGCAGAGAACTTGTGCGTCTTGCCCGCCTTGCCTTGCCGGGACCACACGGTGAGCTCGCAGCGCGGGGCCACCACAAGTGAGGAGGCGGTGTTGGCCCAGTTGGAGGGCAGGTAGGGCAGGTCTGCGCCCGACTCCAGCGACAGCTCGGCGCCCCCGCAGCAGTTCTCATAGTAGGGGTCGCTCTTGTCATAGAGCTTGGCGCAAGTGCGCGTCCCGTCCGAGTGCTTGAGGTCGGCGGAGGCGGGGCAGGCGCCCTGGGCGCAAGGCACGGAGGCAAGGGCCAGGGCCAGCAGCAGCGGGCGCAGCGGGGACATGGTGGCAGTGCCCTGCCGCAGCCCCGCGCGCTTTTATGCGCCCGACCCGTGGGAAGGGACAAGCTGCGAGATAAGGACTCATCGAGGGAAGGGGAGGGCGCCCCTCCCTCAGGAGCCGGGAGACCTGCCTAACCTAGGTCGGAAGCCCACAACCCTGAGTACAAGGTGGACGCTGTGTATACAACTTAGCACCTTAAGATGTTAGGTGACCAACAACATTATAAAGAGAGACAATAGACAGAACTTGAGGAGGAGTCATTTGCAACACAGAGGGTGGCATAGGTTAATAGACAGAAATGGGAAGAGCTCTTAAAAATTGACAAGGGGCTTgctggttgctcacgcctgtaatcccagcactttgggaggcctagacgggtggatcgcttgggcccaggagtttgagaccagtctgggcaacatagcaagatcccatccctactgaaaaataaaattagctcagcgtggtggcatggcctgtagtcccatctactcacaAAGCAGaggcggaaggatcgcttgagcccgggagttcgaggctgcagtgagccgagatcgtttcactgcactccagcctgggcaacaaagacaggaaaaaaaagataaggaatgGAACAACCCTTATTCTAAATAAGGAAAGactgggagggggaggcaggagtGGGAGGCTGGGGCCTCCTGGCTGGGCAGGCTCCCTCCCTGGGAGGCAGGACCTTGGGAAAGGAGAAGCTGGAGATAAGGATAGAGGCCCTcgtggtggggcgggggggggcaGGTAGagaaggagatggggaggagcccaacgccccaccccccacccccaccaggctCAGACTGGGCAATCTTCCCAACCAAGGCTGGCAATCCAGAATCTGTGAAGTACAAGATAGCAGTATTTGCATAACACGTTAAAAACCT
The DNA window shown above is from Homo sapiens chromosome 19, GRCh38.p14 Primary Assembly and carries:
- the SYCN gene encoding syncollin precursor yields the protein MSPLRPLLLALALASVPCAQGACPASADLKHSDGTRTCAKLYDKSDPYYENCCGGAELSLESGADLPYLPSNWANTASSLVVAPRCELTVWSRQGKAGKTHKFSAGTYPRLEEYRRGILGDWSNAISALYCRCS